A portion of the Pseudomonas synxantha BG33R genome contains these proteins:
- a CDS encoding type III PLP-dependent enzyme translates to MSINVEDYFARATFDKMKAFADKQETPFVVIDTAMISQAYDDLRAGFEFAKVYYAVKANPAVEIIDLLKDKGSSFDIASIYELDKVMDRGVSADRISYGNTIKKSKDIRYFYEKGVRLFSTDSEADLRNIAKAAPGSKVYVRILTEGSTTADWPLSRKFGCQTDMAMDLLILARDLGLVPYGISFHVGSQQRDISVWDAAIAKVKVIFERLKEEDGIELKLINMGGGFPANYITRTNSLETYAEEIIRFLKEDFGDDLPEIILEPGRSLIANAGILVSEVVLVARKSRTAVERWVYTDVGKFSGLIETMDEAIKFPIWTEKKGEMEEVVIAGPTCDSADIMYENYKYGLPLNLAIGDRLYWLSTGAYTTSYSAIEFNGFPPLKSFYV, encoded by the coding sequence ATGTCGATCAACGTCGAAGATTATTTCGCGCGCGCCACCTTTGACAAAATGAAGGCGTTCGCCGACAAGCAAGAAACCCCATTCGTGGTGATCGACACCGCGATGATCAGCCAGGCCTACGATGACCTGCGCGCCGGTTTCGAATTCGCCAAAGTGTATTACGCCGTCAAGGCCAACCCGGCCGTGGAGATCATCGACCTGTTGAAAGACAAGGGTTCGAGCTTCGACATCGCCTCGATCTACGAGCTGGACAAGGTCATGGACCGCGGCGTCAGCGCCGACCGTATCAGCTACGGCAACACCATCAAGAAATCCAAGGACATCCGCTACTTCTACGAGAAGGGCGTGCGCCTGTTCTCCACCGACTCCGAAGCCGACCTGCGCAACATCGCCAAGGCCGCGCCGGGCTCGAAAGTGTATGTGCGCATCCTCACCGAAGGCTCGACCACGGCCGACTGGCCTTTGTCGCGCAAATTCGGCTGCCAGACCGACATGGCCATGGACCTGCTGATCCTCGCCCGCGACCTGGGCCTGGTGCCTTACGGCATCTCGTTCCACGTTGGCTCGCAACAGCGTGACATCAGCGTGTGGGATGCGGCCATCGCCAAGGTCAAAGTGATCTTCGAGCGCCTGAAGGAAGAAGACGGCATCGAGCTGAAGCTGATCAACATGGGCGGCGGCTTCCCGGCCAACTACATCACCCGCACCAACAGCCTGGAAACCTACGCCGAAGAAATCATCCGCTTCCTCAAGGAAGACTTCGGCGACGACCTGCCGGAAATCATCCTGGAGCCAGGCCGTTCGCTGATCGCCAACGCCGGTATCCTGGTGAGCGAAGTGGTGCTGGTGGCCCGTAAGTCGCGTACCGCCGTCGAGCGTTGGGTGTACACGGATGTGGGCAAGTTCTCCGGCCTGATCGAAACCATGGACGAAGCCATCAAGTTTCCGATCTGGACCGAGAAGAAAGGCGAGATGGAAGAAGTGGTCATCGCCGGCCCAACCTGCGACAGCGCCGACATCATGTACGAGAACTACAAGTACGGCCTGCCGCTGAACCTGGCGATTGGTGATCGTTTGTACTGGCTGTCGACCGGTGCGTACACCACCAGCTACAGCGCGATTGAGTTCAATGGGTTTCCGCCGTTGAAGTCGTTCTACGTGTAA
- a CDS encoding tetratricopeptide repeat protein: MGFLLRRQEVLNVEQLQSMLDDSPVRAAQAILIAAKEGVVDAQALLGQILLEGRGIARDEALALRWFQIAAQGGHVMARNMAGRCLEHGWGCAVDEAAAARQYRLAAEAGLDWGQYNYANLLATGRGVVQDQAQALTLYRQAAEQGHAKSMNLLGRYLEDGQYCPKDLEAAVEWYRRSAEAGDFRGQFSYAAVLAHRGQIDAALEWLRKALAHGNLKFLRTAHKALALANEPQIRAMANAYQQRAATFS, from the coding sequence ATGGGCTTTTTATTGCGTCGCCAGGAAGTGCTCAACGTCGAGCAATTGCAGTCCATGCTTGATGATTCCCCGGTGCGCGCTGCCCAGGCGATCCTGATCGCAGCCAAGGAAGGCGTGGTCGATGCCCAGGCGTTGCTCGGGCAGATCCTGCTGGAAGGGCGCGGTATTGCACGCGATGAAGCGCTGGCGCTGCGCTGGTTCCAGATTGCGGCGCAGGGCGGGCACGTGATGGCGCGCAATATGGCCGGGCGTTGCCTGGAGCATGGTTGGGGTTGCGCCGTCGATGAAGCGGCAGCTGCGCGGCAATACCGGCTGGCAGCAGAGGCCGGCCTGGATTGGGGCCAGTACAACTATGCCAACCTGCTGGCGACCGGCCGTGGCGTTGTGCAAGACCAGGCCCAGGCGCTGACGCTTTATCGCCAGGCGGCAGAGCAGGGCCACGCCAAGTCGATGAATCTGTTGGGGCGTTATCTGGAAGATGGGCAGTATTGCCCCAAGGATCTTGAGGCAGCCGTTGAATGGTACCGGCGCTCCGCCGAAGCCGGGGATTTTCGGGGGCAGTTCAGTTATGCGGCGGTGCTGGCGCACAGAGGCCAAATCGACGCTGCGCTGGAGTGGCTGCGCAAGGCGTTGGCGCATGGGAATCTCAAATTCCTGCGAACGGCGCACAAGGCGTTGGCGCTGGCCAATGAGCCGCAGATTCGCGCCATGGCCAATGCCTATCAACAGCGTGCCGCGACCTTTTCCTGA